In Thermobaculum terrenum ATCC BAA-798, one genomic interval encodes:
- a CDS encoding sensor histidine kinase, with protein MSIEGLAPTQVRGDPDALRQLLLILLDNALKYTAAGGRITVGLEAGGDAAVLKVADTGIGIPPEHLPHIFERFYRVDPARSGGGSGLGLAIARWLAEAHGGGIQVESAPGRGSTFTVRLPRGAGERSAEPELPSATLGARRGVAIDRP; from the coding sequence GTGTCGATCGAGGGGCTAGCGCCCACACAGGTCAGGGGCGATCCCGACGCACTGCGGCAGCTCCTGCTGATCCTGCTCGACAACGCCCTGAAGTACACCGCAGCGGGCGGGCGGATCACGGTGGGGCTCGAGGCCGGCGGTGACGCGGCGGTGCTCAAGGTGGCGGACACGGGCATAGGCATACCCCCCGAGCACCTGCCGCACATCTTCGAGCGGTTCTACAGAGTGGACCCGGCGCGCAGCGGAGGTGGCAGCGGCCTCGGGCTAGCGATCGCCCGCTGGCTGGCGGAGGCGCACGGGGGAGGCATCCAGGTGGAGAGCGCTCCCGGGCGAGGCTCGACCTTCACGGTGCGCCTGCCGCGCGGCGCCGGGGAGCGCTCGGCGGAGCCTGAGCTGCCCAGCGCCACCCTGGGAGCTCGCCGGGGCGTGGCCATCGATCGCCCCTGA
- a CDS encoding 6-phosphogluconolactonase translates to MRLVITRDADEMHELAAELIASEIRSKPDAVVVPAMGNTPMGAYRRLAEMKQEGELDTSQIRVCQLDEYLGVSDDDPRSLYGWLRRSFLDPLGIPPSRVNRFHGDACDIERECQEYDRTVEAWGGYDLVILGLGPNGHLGFNEPPSDSAAPTRAVELTEASLESNATYWGDIERVPRRALTAGMTQLLAARKILLLASGRHKREILRKALQGQITPEVPASYLQGLTQVTVLADREAWGR, encoded by the coding sequence ATGAGGTTGGTGATCACAAGAGATGCCGATGAGATGCACGAGCTAGCTGCCGAGCTGATCGCCTCGGAGATACGCTCCAAGCCCGATGCCGTGGTGGTGCCGGCGATGGGCAACACGCCGATGGGAGCCTACCGCAGGTTGGCGGAGATGAAGCAAGAGGGAGAGCTCGACACCTCGCAAATACGGGTCTGCCAGCTGGACGAATACCTGGGCGTGTCGGATGATGACCCCAGGTCCCTCTACGGCTGGCTGCGGAGGTCCTTCCTGGATCCTCTGGGCATACCTCCCTCCAGGGTAAACCGCTTCCACGGGGATGCGTGCGATATCGAACGCGAGTGCCAGGAGTACGACAGGACCGTCGAGGCATGGGGAGGTTACGACCTGGTGATCCTGGGGCTGGGGCCCAACGGCCACCTGGGGTTTAACGAGCCCCCCTCAGATAGCGCGGCGCCCACGCGGGCCGTCGAGCTGACGGAGGCCAGCCTGGAGAGCAACGCCACCTATTGGGGAGATATCGAGCGGGTACCCCGCAGGGCGCTGACGGCGGGGATGACCCAGCTCCTTGCCGCGCGCAAGATCCTCCTGCTAGCCTCCGGGCGCCACAAGAGGGAGATCCTCCGCAAGGCCCTCCAGGGACAGATAACTCCCGAGGTGCCGGCCTCGTACCTGCAGGGGCTGACGCAGGTGACGGTGCTGGCGGACCGGGAGGCGTGGGGGAGGTAG
- a CDS encoding histidine kinase dimerization/phospho-acceptor domain-containing protein, with amino-acid sequence MGKLAEEEQAGMRANRLPSLLPRSLRARLTAWHLLVLGAAMILFSCMLYSLLARNLYSQVDQSLVERAMQVKRVLDHGDRLRGGIEDNIDILPPNTFAFTDTLVQVTDSQGKVLGSSDVLHSWKLPATPSGYGPYFSTISVGGESIRVYSTPVALDGSVSLVVQVGRSLSGVEATLRAVRLLAMSCVGIVTCISWLVVSAMTGSMLRPLAQLADTAQVVASSGDLSKRVYVSSRHDEIGRLARTFNLMLARLQESDAYLRELLTSQRRFLADASHELRTPLTSIRGNAAMLKQVPQMSEEDKAAALDEIYYEAERMSRLVNDLLTLARADSRISLRR; translated from the coding sequence ATGGGCAAGCTCGCCGAGGAAGAGCAAGCCGGGATGCGGGCCAACAGGCTACCCAGCCTGCTGCCACGATCCCTCCGTGCCAGGCTCACCGCTTGGCACCTGTTGGTACTGGGGGCAGCGATGATCCTCTTCAGCTGCATGCTCTACAGCCTGCTGGCTAGGAACCTCTACAGCCAGGTGGATCAGTCCCTAGTCGAGAGAGCCATGCAGGTAAAGAGGGTTCTCGACCATGGGGATCGCCTCCGCGGAGGCATCGAGGATAACATTGATATACTACCCCCCAACACCTTCGCCTTCACCGACACGCTGGTCCAGGTAACCGACTCTCAAGGCAAAGTTCTAGGCTCCTCCGACGTGCTTCACAGTTGGAAACTGCCCGCCACACCCTCGGGCTACGGCCCATACTTTAGCACCATCTCGGTGGGGGGAGAAAGTATACGGGTCTACAGCACCCCTGTCGCCCTGGACGGAAGTGTGTCGTTGGTGGTGCAGGTGGGCAGGAGTCTATCGGGGGTGGAGGCCACCCTGCGAGCCGTGAGGCTGCTGGCAATGTCGTGCGTCGGCATAGTGACATGCATATCTTGGCTAGTGGTATCTGCCATGACGGGATCGATGCTCAGGCCCCTGGCGCAGCTGGCGGACACAGCACAGGTGGTGGCAAGCTCCGGAGATCTCTCCAAACGGGTGTATGTGAGCTCGAGGCACGATGAGATAGGTAGGCTGGCGAGGACCTTCAATCTGATGCTGGCCAGGCTGCAGGAATCGGACGCATACCTACGGGAGCTGCTGACCTCGCAGCGTAGGTTCTTAGCAGATGCTTCCCACGAGCTGCGCACCCCGCTGACCAGCATCCGTGGGAATGCCGCTATGCTGAAGCAAGTGCCGCAGATGTCTGAGGAGGACAAGGCCGCAGCTCTGGATGAGATCTACTACGAGGCGGAGCGCATGAGCAGGCTGGTCAACGACCTGCTGACTTTGGCCAGGGCGGACAGCAGGATCTCGCTCAGGAGATAG
- a CDS encoding N-acetylglucosamine kinase, with protein MSYLLGVDGGNSKTVALVADLEGRILGSGRSGCSDIYGAPSEEAALAELDRAVEQALISAGVGAGSLVAGVFSLAGADWPEDFELLESHVRSRGYGQQVKVYNDAIGALRAGSPDGTGVSVVCGTGMAIGARSPEGKIWHTSFWQEPQGAQELGHKALRAVMRAELGIDPPTALREKLLAHFAAESVEDFLHALTARGSRRRYNLGSFARVLLDTAVEGDPTALRIVLEHGRAIGDYALAAAHQVGIDQDPFYLVLAGGVIRHPSKLVAQAIIDRVLASDPDVRPVFSRFEPAVGALLLAYELAGIPTNDELLARVACSLPPASLFET; from the coding sequence ATGAGCTACTTGCTGGGGGTGGACGGCGGCAACTCCAAGACGGTGGCGCTCGTGGCCGACCTGGAGGGCCGCATCCTCGGCAGTGGGCGCTCGGGCTGCAGCGACATCTATGGGGCGCCCTCGGAGGAGGCGGCGCTCGCGGAGCTCGATCGGGCCGTCGAGCAGGCGCTCATCAGCGCGGGCGTGGGGGCGGGCTCCCTGGTCGCGGGGGTCTTCTCCTTGGCAGGGGCCGACTGGCCAGAGGACTTCGAACTCCTCGAGTCCCACGTGCGCTCCCGCGGGTACGGGCAGCAGGTCAAGGTGTACAACGACGCCATAGGCGCGCTCAGGGCAGGCTCTCCCGATGGCACGGGCGTCTCGGTGGTCTGCGGGACCGGCATGGCCATAGGCGCTCGCAGCCCAGAGGGCAAGATCTGGCACACCAGCTTCTGGCAGGAGCCCCAGGGCGCGCAGGAGCTGGGACACAAGGCCCTACGTGCGGTGATGCGCGCCGAGCTGGGGATAGACCCTCCCACTGCCTTGAGGGAGAAGTTGCTCGCGCATTTCGCGGCCGAGTCCGTGGAGGACTTCCTGCACGCTCTCACTGCCAGGGGCAGCCGGCGCAGGTACAACTTGGGCTCCTTCGCCAGGGTCCTGCTCGACACCGCCGTCGAGGGCGATCCCACGGCCCTCCGGATAGTGCTCGAGCACGGGCGCGCCATTGGGGACTACGCGCTCGCGGCCGCCCACCAGGTGGGCATAGACCAAGATCCCTTCTACCTGGTGCTGGCCGGCGGCGTGATCAGGCATCCATCCAAGCTGGTGGCCCAGGCCATCATCGACAGGGTGCTGGCAAGCGACCCCGACGTGCGGCCGGTATTCAGCAGGTTCGAGCCGGCGGTGGGGGCGCTCCTGCTGGCCTACGAGCTGGCCGGCATCCCTACCAACGACGAGTTGCTGGCACGCGTAGCCTGCTCGCTGCCTCCGGCCTCGCTCTTTGAGACCTGA
- a CDS encoding glycoside hydrolase, which yields MRGERRLHPRDGQSPVARARAGVTLYGKMVTSPRGGDMASIKLAYIGGGSTRAPGTMASFIHQGENFNGSEVVLVDLNAEHLEIVRKIAEKMARNRGLDIRVSATTDRRAALVDCDAVLTSFRPGGFEARYIDESVPLKHGVIGQETQGPGGFFMALRTIHVMQGIVRDMEELCPNAWLINYTNPINIVSEAVTHHSEIRTVSLCEGPIIFPRHVAEVAGLDPDKVDATMIGLNHGCWSIKHLYDGQDMIPLLQEAYERMKDDPSADVHGLRWLKLAALMESIPASYFQYYYFKDEVLEELRNKPTTRAQDIMSWVPDYWQHYREQAEAEDPQLDPSRSRGGIHELELAIDVMDAIFNQKDEVWPVNVPNHGAIADFPDDRVVEVPGRVSGEGIQPIPQGSLPRHVSGLVKMLGEYQALAAEAAWCGTRKDAIRALASNPLCFSLEKAERIYDEMAAALRDYLPERLLR from the coding sequence GCGCGCCCGAGCTGGCGTGACCCTTTATGGCAAAATGGTAACATCACCACGAGGAGGAGATATGGCAAGCATCAAGCTGGCTTACATAGGTGGGGGTAGCACGCGTGCCCCGGGCACGATGGCCTCCTTCATCCATCAGGGCGAGAACTTCAACGGCTCAGAGGTCGTGCTGGTCGACCTCAACGCAGAGCACCTGGAGATCGTGCGCAAGATCGCCGAGAAGATGGCCCGCAACCGAGGGCTCGACATCCGCGTGTCCGCCACGACCGACAGGAGAGCAGCGCTGGTGGACTGTGACGCCGTGCTCACCAGCTTCAGGCCCGGGGGCTTTGAGGCGCGCTACATCGATGAGAGCGTGCCGCTCAAGCACGGGGTGATAGGACAGGAGACGCAGGGGCCGGGAGGCTTCTTCATGGCGCTGCGCACCATCCACGTCATGCAGGGCATCGTGCGGGACATGGAGGAGCTGTGCCCCAATGCCTGGCTGATCAACTACACGAACCCCATAAACATAGTGTCTGAGGCGGTCACCCACCACAGCGAGATCCGTACGGTGTCCCTGTGCGAGGGGCCCATAATATTCCCACGGCACGTAGCGGAGGTCGCGGGGCTGGACCCGGACAAGGTCGACGCGACGATGATCGGCCTCAACCACGGCTGTTGGAGCATCAAGCACCTCTACGATGGACAGGACATGATCCCCCTCTTGCAGGAGGCGTATGAGCGGATGAAGGACGATCCCTCTGCGGACGTCCACGGCCTGAGGTGGCTCAAGCTGGCCGCGCTCATGGAGTCCATCCCGGCGTCGTACTTCCAGTACTACTACTTCAAGGACGAGGTGCTGGAGGAACTCCGCAACAAGCCCACGACGAGGGCGCAGGACATCATGAGCTGGGTGCCGGACTACTGGCAACACTACCGAGAGCAGGCAGAGGCCGAGGACCCACAGCTCGACCCATCGAGGTCGCGCGGGGGCATCCACGAGCTGGAGCTGGCCATAGACGTCATGGACGCCATCTTCAACCAGAAGGACGAGGTCTGGCCGGTGAACGTCCCCAACCACGGCGCCATCGCCGACTTCCCCGACGACCGGGTGGTGGAGGTGCCGGGCAGGGTGAGCGGGGAGGGCATACAGCCCATACCTCAGGGCTCGCTGCCCAGGCACGTGTCCGGCCTGGTGAAGATGCTGGGGGAGTACCAGGCGCTGGCCGCGGAGGCGGCATGGTGTGGCACCCGGAAGGACGCGATCCGAGCGCTGGCCAGCAACCCGCTCTGCTTCTCGCTGGAGAAGGCTGAGAGGATCTACGACGAGATGGCCGCGGCGCTGAGGGACTACCTGCCTGAGCGGCTGCTGAGGTGA
- a CDS encoding ferric reductase-like transmembrane domain-containing protein — MRKLRDAALWSVLFALGMLVVSWAAWDRAGAAGENLAWYISRAAGLSAYAILWLNMALGLVIRQGAHTGALPRWRLYDLHQFTAPVALGLLTLHVLALLWDRYVGFTLPQVLIPMLSIYRPLAVALGIVALYLLLLITLSSYLERRLGHKTWRVLHYLSIPAYLLSLYHSVLSGTDSGAFWAVGMYLASFMILVYLANRRFRFLSDRKCNSKLAGGI, encoded by the coding sequence ATGCGTAAGCTAAGGGACGCGGCTTTATGGTCGGTGCTCTTTGCGCTCGGGATGCTGGTCGTCTCCTGGGCCGCCTGGGACAGGGCGGGAGCTGCGGGGGAAAACCTCGCCTGGTACATCAGCCGCGCCGCGGGGCTGAGCGCCTACGCCATACTTTGGCTCAACATGGCGCTGGGGCTGGTGATCCGCCAGGGCGCCCACACGGGAGCTCTCCCCCGCTGGAGGCTGTACGACTTGCATCAGTTTACGGCGCCGGTGGCGCTGGGCCTGCTCACCCTGCACGTGCTAGCGCTGCTGTGGGACAGGTACGTGGGCTTCACGCTGCCGCAGGTCCTGATCCCGATGCTATCGATTTATAGACCCCTGGCAGTGGCACTCGGGATAGTTGCGCTGTACCTGTTGCTCCTGATTACGTTGAGTTCTTACTTGGAACGTAGGTTAGGCCACAAGACTTGGAGGGTACTGCACTACCTAAGCATACCCGCATACTTGCTGTCCCTGTACCACTCGGTGCTATCGGGCACAGACAGCGGGGCCTTCTGGGCGGTGGGCATGTATCTAGCCAGCTTCATGATCCTAGTCTATCTGGCGAACAGGCGCTTTCGATTCCTATCAGATCGTAAGTGCAATTCCAAGCTGGCAGGAGGCATCTGA
- a CDS encoding FAD:protein FMN transferase, whose translation MQEVTRHFRAMNTDVRVAILAGDPKEANRYIDQVEALFADTEGRLSRFLPDSELSALNTAAGRPFQASAMLFEVVHAAVEAARMTNGIFDPTVLPSLIAAGYDRSFELLGDQPAGRAAGWRGSWRDIRLDPSARTITIPQGCALDLGGIGKGWAVDRAVELLSDWVSFGVDAGGDLYVGGRRHDRPWRIGVADPRFPGRDLLQLQLEDRAVATSSVIRRRWVRGGEVMHHIIDPRTGNPASSRVIAATVVADSVAQAEVLAKAAIILGEEQGLRLIEGVGARGLLVLANNDYVMSTTLQGMTYA comes from the coding sequence ATGCAAGAGGTTACCAGGCACTTCAGAGCCATGAACACGGATGTGAGGGTCGCGATACTCGCCGGCGACCCCAAAGAGGCAAACAGGTACATAGACCAGGTGGAGGCGCTGTTTGCAGATACCGAGGGGCGCCTGAGCCGCTTCCTGCCGGACTCGGAGCTCTCGGCGCTCAACACGGCCGCTGGCAGGCCCTTCCAGGCCTCCGCCATGCTGTTCGAGGTCGTCCACGCAGCGGTGGAGGCGGCCAGGATGACCAACGGTATATTCGACCCCACGGTGCTCCCCTCCCTGATAGCTGCCGGCTACGACCGCAGCTTCGAGCTCCTAGGGGATCAGCCCGCAGGGCGCGCAGCGGGATGGAGGGGCAGCTGGAGGGACATCAGGCTGGACCCCAGCGCACGCACGATCACCATCCCCCAGGGATGCGCCCTGGACCTTGGAGGCATAGGGAAGGGATGGGCGGTGGACAGGGCGGTCGAGCTGCTCTCGGACTGGGTGAGCTTCGGCGTCGATGCCGGCGGAGACCTGTACGTGGGTGGGCGCAGGCACGACCGCCCCTGGCGGATCGGGGTGGCGGATCCGAGGTTCCCTGGTCGTGACCTGCTCCAGCTCCAATTGGAGGATCGGGCCGTGGCCACCTCCAGCGTGATCCGACGCCGCTGGGTGAGGGGTGGAGAGGTCATGCACCATATCATCGACCCGCGGACCGGCAACCCCGCAAGTAGCAGGGTCATAGCCGCCACCGTGGTCGCCGACTCAGTGGCCCAGGCGGAGGTGCTGGCCAAGGCCGCCATCATCCTGGGAGAGGAGCAGGGACTGCGGTTGATCGAGGGTGTCGGAGCCAGGGGGCTGCTCGTGCTGGCCAACAACGACTACGTTATGTCGACAACACTCCAGGGGATGACCTATGCGTAA